The stretch of DNA CGGAAGCGGTCGTCGATTGGCTGGCGGCCTTTGAAGCCGGACTCCATGGTGTGCCAGTGCTCGATGGCTGTTTCGCCGCTCTTCCAGCAGAGCAGGACGATTTCGTCGTCCATGCGGCATGGAAAATCGAGCAGGCCGGAGTCGAGATCCTTGACCTGAACGCCGATTTCGTCGATTTCGGCGACGGATTCGCGGGCGCGCTGGATGTGCTTTTCCATTGCGGAACGCTGGCCTGCAACCTTTGCCACATTGACTGTCATGCCACCTGAGAGATGGATGCGCCGCGCAAGGGCGGACAACTCTTCATCGATCTCTTCCGCAGCCTGTTTGCTGTCGATGGCGCGCTTCAGTAACGACTCCACGAGCGGGAGCATGGATTGTGCTTCTTCTAAGGTGAAAATTTTCATCTGTGGAAACTCTACCAAATAGTCTAACGCTGGACTGGGCAGGCCGATTTTCGTTTTCAACAAGATCGTGGGTCAGTTTGATGAAGAGCATACCCCTCAGGGGCTAAAGCCCTGCTATATTGGGGACCTAATGTACGGGCTGAAGCCCGTACCCTTCAAACTGACGCCACCATTTTCAACAGGAATTGGCTCGCCGGACCCAGGCATACGCTTCTTCTTCGGCAGCCTCGATTTCGGCTTCGGTGAGAAGCGAATCCTCTCCGCGATTGAGGCTGCGTGTGGCCTTGGCGCTCAAGCGCGGGGAGGATTCTTCGGCCAGATCAGGAGCTGGCCGTACCTCCTTGATGATTGGACTCGAATTATCCTTCAATGGCGTCATTCCGGGTTGTTGATCTGGTCCACATGACGTCAGCCGATCTCCAACATGCGGTCGAGGGCGATCCTGGCCCAGTGCTTGACGCTGCGCTTGACGCGGATCTGATTGACGACGCGGCCTTCGACGAGGTTTTCGAGCGCCCATGCCAGATGTTGCGGGCTGATGCGGTACATGGTGGTGCAGAGGCAGCCGGAGTCGTCGAGGGTGATGATTTTTTTGCCTTCGGCGGCGAAACGCTTCGCGAGACGGTTGACCAGGTGGATTTCGGTGCCGATGGCGAATGTCGAGCCGGATGGGGAGTCTTCGACGATTTTGATGAGGCGTTCGGTCGAGCCGAGCGCATCGGCTTTCTGGCAGACTTCCCAGCGGCATTCGGGATGGACGATGACCTGGATGCCGGGATATTTGGCGCGAACCTGATCGACGTGGCTGGGCAGGAAGCGCTGGTGGACGGAGCAGTGGCCCTTCCAGAGAATGACCCGGCTGGCTTCGAGCGCCGACTTTGTCTGGCCGCCCTGCAATGCCCAGGGGTCCCAGACAGGCATCGCTTCGAGCGGGATGCCCATGGCGTGGCCGGTGTTGCGGCCGAGGTGCTGGTCGGGAAGGAAGAAAATGCGCTTGCCTCTGGCGAACGCCCACTCGAAGGCTGCGCGGGCGTTGGAGGATGTGCAGACCAGGCCGCCGCGTTCGCCGCAGAAGGCTTTGATGGCCGCAGTCGAGTTCATGTAGGTGAGTGGGACAAGGCCGTCGGTGAGGCCGAGCTTTTCGAGAGCTTCCCAGGCGGCTTCGACTTGCGAGATCTCCGCCATGTCGGCCATGGAGCAGCCGGCGTTCAGGTCGGGAAGGATGACTTGCTGGATGGTGTTGCCGTCTGCGTCCTGACGGCCGAGGAGGTCGGCGCTTTCAGCCATGAAATGAACGCCGCAGAAGACGATGTATCTGGCTTCGGTCTGAGAGGCGACTTTGGAGAGCTTGTAGCTGTCGCCGGTGAAGTCGGCGAAGCGAATGACTTCGTCGCGTTGGTAATGATGGCCGAGCATGAGCACCTGGGAGCCGAGTTTGGCCCGGGCTGCTGCGATTCGGTCGTCCATGGTGTGATCGGGCAGGGCGAGATAGTTCTCGAGACTGCAGGTTTCTGTACTTGCTACATCCTGAGTGTCTACCTCGACGCCAGGCAGTTCCTCTACGAAAGAATTCACCTTATACTCCGCCTTCAGCCCTGCGTCTGCCCGATGGGTCTAATCCCAGAGACAGCGCGGACGGGGATGTTGAAAGCAATTACTGGTTGCAGTGGATTCACTACTGGGCAGATCGGCGGGATTCTCAGAATTGATAATCCAACCGAAACGCCCGGCCCAACCCACGGGGATGTTGCAACCTTCTAACTAACGATGCTGGATGAGGCGGAAACGATCAGGAAAACTGTTCGCCTCGCCGGCACCTGTTCAAAGTATTGTAACGTGCGGCGGGCGGAGGACCAAATGGATGCGGGAGACGACAATGTGGAGTTTCTATAAGCTAACCCTTGAAGACAGAAGGCGATGCGTGGGAGCTGTTTGGCTCCCACGCTCGGTGGCCTGGGCGCGGATTATGAGTTGGCGGTGGAGTGTTTGCCCGGCTTGACTTCGATTTCGTTGACGACCTGCTGGACGTTCGGTACGTGCTTGGCGAGGTCTTCCGCTTCCTTTTTCTGCTTCAAGGTCTTCACGGTTCCTTTGAGCAGCAAAGTTCCGTTCTTGGCGGAAGCGCTGATGCTCTGGTCGTTCAGGTTCTTGTGTTCTTTGATCTCTGCCTTGAAGTTGTCTTCGATGGCTGAATCGCGGTTGGATGCGACCGATCCGGCCTGGCTGTCTCCGGGAGGACGAACCCCTATCTCATCAGCAATGGTGTAGTCGGGGGCGGCCTGCCGGGCGAGGGTTTCGGCCTGGGTCTTTTGATCCGGGGAGTCAACGTTGCCGGTGAGCGTCATTACGCCCTTGTCCCGGTCCTGAGAGACGCTGACGGCGCTGAGCTGGTTGTTATTGAGCTGGGTGGTCACCGCGGATTTTTCGTCGGGATGGGAAGAGTTGCAGCCTGCTATGGCGATGGCTCCGAGCAGTACAGCCGTCGAACCGAGCAGAAATTGATGCCTTACACGGGTGTCTTTCATGTTTTTCCTTTCTCTTTGCTGAATCAAATTGCAGGATTGGATTGGAGAATCGGATTTGAAATTCGAACAACTCCTACCGCAAAGTGGGATGCTGGCCTTTGAAGCGCAGTTGTTATTGACCAAAACAGCACTGGTCGAAACAGCACAGGTTTTGCCCGGATTTTGACTGGGACGTTGCAGTCCCGTTCGACGCGGGTTGTGCGGCGTGCTTATGATTTGAGCCTGAGGAGCGAGGCCGATGATCGATGACGTGGAACTGATTGCAAGCGCCTACCAGGCTTTCAATGCGCGGAAGATGGATTCGGCACTGGAGACTATGCAGCCAAATGTGGATTGGCCGAATGGGATGGAAGGCGGACGAGTTCATGGCCATGGCGGAGTGCGGGAGTATTGGACGCGGCAATGGGCGATGATCGACCCGCTCGTCGAACCGGTGGGGTTTGCGCGCGAGGGCGATGGACGGGTTGCGGTCACTGTGCACCAGACGGTGCGGGATCTGAAGGGAACGCTTCTGCTCGATCAGATGATCGAGCATGTTTACCGGATTGAGAATGGGTTGATTCAGAGCATGGAGATCCGGGAACTGGCGGCGAAGTAGAGGCTGTGTGGGGCCTATGTTGGCTTTGGGCGGCGGTGGGTCAGTTTGAAAAAGGCCAACCCTCAGGGGCTAAAGCCCCAAAGATTGCAAGACTAAATGTACGGGCTGAAGCCCGTACCCTTCCAACTGAACCAACACACTTTGGGCCGGTTCGTTGTTGTTCGTCGCGACGGACAGGTATCATTAGGTTTAATTGGATTTATGCGCGGCAGGGACGGCGATTGCATTGATAGCAGCTTTGGAAGTTCCACTGACAATTCAGGTTGCGAGCATCGGGATTCCAGATACGTTGTTTCTGATGCTGCTGGCGCTCGTGGTTTTTGGGCCGCGGCGGCTTCCGGAGATCGGGCGTCAGATCGGCAAGCTCATGTACGAGTTCCGCAAGGTCTCGAACGACTTCAAGTTCCAGATGGAAGAGGAGTTGCGAGCCAGCGAAGAGGCGGACCGGCAGCGCAAGCTGCAGGCGGCTGCCGCAGCCGACGAGGCAAAGACTCTTTCCGAGCCGACGCCTGTGGCGCAGCTTGAGCCTGGGGCTGGAACAACGGTGATCGATCCCAGCTACGCTGCAGCGTTGGAAGCCGAAAATGCGGCCAAGATTACGGACGACAAGGCATCGGCGGAGGAAGCAGTCGCCCCCGCTGTTGCGGGCGAAGTGCGCGGGGAGCCGCGGCGGTTTCCTCATATCCAGCCGCCTGTGACCGGCGAGACCATCGCCGCGCAGAAGCCATTTCGCGGACGGGTTGAGGAAGCAGCGTCAGAAACCGGCGATGGCCCGAAAGAGACTGCACAGGCCCCGGATGCGCCGGCCGGCGTGAATGCGGGAACGGAAGAGGAAGCGCATCATGCCTGATTTCCCGAATGTCCCCGACGCTATCGATCGCGCGAAGGCCGCAGTCTCCGAGCGGGCCGAGTTGCCGGGCATGAGTCTCTTCGAGCATCTGGATGAGTTGCGCAAGCGGATCATTCACTCGGCGATCTACCTCGTAGCGGGATATGTGGTTGCGGTCTTCTTTGCGCCGCAGTTGTACTCGCTGATGCAGGAGCCGCTGAACAAGATCCACATCCAACTCAACTTTACGCATCCGGCGGATCTCGTCAATCTGCGCTATATCCAGATTCCGCTGGTTGGAGGCGCGATTCTTGCTTCCCCGTTCATCCTCTTTCAGGTCTGGCTTTTCATTGCGCCGGGGCTGTATCAGCGGGAGCGGCGGTTTCTGATTCCGTTTATGACTGCGGCGGTGGGATTGTTCCTGCTTGGCGCCTTCCTTGGCTATCACTTCGTCTTTCCGGGCCTGCTCAAATTTCTGATTACCGACCTGGGCTCGCAACTGGGCATTCATCCGATTATCAGCATCGAGGAGTACACCAGTTTCTTCCTGTCGCTGATTCTGGGGATGGGCGCGACCTTTGAGATGCCGGTGGTCATCATCTTTCTGGCGATGTTCGGCGTGGTAAGCCCGCGCTTTCTGTGGAAGAACTTTCGCTACGCGATCCTCATCATCTTCATTATTGCGGCGATCATCACGCCCACCCCGGATATTCCAACGCTGTGCGCCTTTGCGATGCCGATGCTGCTGCTCTATCTCATTGGGATTGGCGGAGCGTGGTGGGTACATCCTGACCGGCGGAAGAAGAAAGAGGCGGTTGCGTGAGGTTTGGGACTTTTGCTGTATCCCACCCTTGTCGCGATAAGGCTGCGCCAAGGATGGGGCACCCAGTTTTTTCTCCAACCGACCCGGTTTTGTGGGTTCTGTTTTTGCTGATGCTTCCTGCTTCAGGGTTGGCGCAGCAGCATTTTCGTGGGGATCGGGCGCTGGAAATTACGCGGGAGTTTGTGGCCATTGGGCCGCGCTGGTGTCTTAGTCCTGGACATGCCAAGGCGGAAGCGTTCTTGCGGAACGAGTTTAAGCACGACCAGCTTGAGGAAGACACCTTTACTGCCAATACGCCGATTGGGCCGGTGCCGATGCGCAACTTCATTGTGCGGTTTCCCGGCAAGAAGGATGGAGTCATCGTTCTCACGACTCACTATGAGACCAACTATCCGCTGCGGAATATCGGGTTTGTGGGCGCGAATGATGGCGGATCGACCACTGGACTGTTGATCGAGATTGCTAACGAGTTGCGGGGGAAGGTTCTGGACGGCTACAGCGTCTGGCTGGTCTTCTTTGACGGAGAAGAGGCTATCGAGCGCTGGCAGGGCACGGACAACACCTATGGCAGCCGCCATCTTGCGGCCAAGTGGGGCCAGGATGGGACGCTCAAGCGGATCAAGGCCTACATGCTTGCGGACATGCTCGGCGACAAGGATCTGAATGTGCAGAAAGAGAGCCAGTCTACGCCGTGGCTGATCGATCTGGTGGCACAGGCGGCACGGAATACCGGACATTCGAAGTATTTCTTTCAGACCGAGGGCGCTGTCTCGGACGATCATCTGCCATTTGTGCAGCGCGGCGTGCCGTCCATCGACGTGATCGACATTGACTATGGGCCGCACACACAGGAGCTCCCGGACGGATACCATCACACGGCGCAGGACACGATGGACAAGATCAGCGCGAAGAGCCTAACGGTTGCAGGGGATGTGTTTCTGGAGAGCATCAAGCTGATCGATCAGAAGTAAGGCAGAGATAGTCTTACGGCGTGGCTGAGGTCACGCCCTTTCAAGACGCTTCGACGCTGGGCCTATTCAAAGATTTGCGTGGGCTCGCGCTGGGCTTCCGGGTTTGCGAAGAGATAGCGGTTGCGCCCGTTTCGCTTGGCCTGGTGCATTGCGCCGTCAGCCAGACGCATCAGGGTTTCCGCGTCGCTTGCGTCGCGCGGATAGGTGCTGATCCCGAGACTGCATGTGGTTTGCAGCGTATGCTCGCGAATTGCGAAGGGCGCGGCGATCTCGGTGAGCAGCTTTTCGGCCACGGCATCCACGTCCGCGAGGGATTTCACGCCGGTAATCAGGATGACGAATTCGTCTCCGCCAAGCCGGCAGACGCTGTCGGACTCGCGCAGGCAGGCGTTCATGCGCGCCGCGGCTTCCTTGATCAATTCGTCCGCTACAGGGTTGCCGCACGCTGCCCTGATTTCGGTGAAATGATCCAGATCGACGAACATAATCGCAAGTTGATCGCTGTTGCGATCCGAGACGCGAGTTCCCTGCTCCAGCCGATCCATGAACAGGATGCGATTGGGAAGGCCGGTGAGCACGTCCTGGTTGGAGAGGTAGGATATGCGCTCGGCAAGCTGCAAAGCCTCGCTCACGTCATGAAGAGCGATTACGCAGCCCTCGATCATGCCAGCGGAGTCTTGCAAAGGGGAGGCGGTAATCTGGACAGCGGTTCGTTGACCGCCCTTGCCTATCAGCATGACCGGTTGCGAGATGTCGACGCGGGCATTTTCCCGCAGGACCTGATGCGCTGGATTGGGCAGGGCCGGA from Acidicapsa acidisoli encodes:
- a CDS encoding DUF2203 domain-containing protein — translated: MKIFTLEEAQSMLPLVESLLKRAIDSKQAAEEIDEELSALARRIHLSGGMTVNVAKVAGQRSAMEKHIQRARESVAEIDEIGVQVKDLDSGLLDFPCRMDDEIVLLCWKSGETAIEHWHTMESGFKGRQPIDDRFRRRTGSGNIGSGNRPN
- the nadA gene encoding quinolinate synthase NadA encodes the protein MNSFVEELPGVEVDTQDVASTETCSLENYLALPDHTMDDRIAAARAKLGSQVLMLGHHYQRDEVIRFADFTGDSYKLSKVASQTEARYIVFCGVHFMAESADLLGRQDADGNTIQQVILPDLNAGCSMADMAEISQVEAAWEALEKLGLTDGLVPLTYMNSTAAIKAFCGERGGLVCTSSNARAAFEWAFARGKRIFFLPDQHLGRNTGHAMGIPLEAMPVWDPWALQGGQTKSALEASRVILWKGHCSVHQRFLPSHVDQVRAKYPGIQVIVHPECRWEVCQKADALGSTERLIKIVEDSPSGSTFAIGTEIHLVNRLAKRFAAEGKKIITLDDSGCLCTTMYRISPQHLAWALENLVEGRVVNQIRVKRSVKHWARIALDRMLEIG
- a CDS encoding BON domain-containing protein translates to MKDTRVRHQFLLGSTAVLLGAIAIAGCNSSHPDEKSAVTTQLNNNQLSAVSVSQDRDKGVMTLTGNVDSPDQKTQAETLARQAAPDYTIADEIGVRPPGDSQAGSVASNRDSAIEDNFKAEIKEHKNLNDQSISASAKNGTLLLKGTVKTLKQKKEAEDLAKHVPNVQQVVNEIEVKPGKHSTANS
- a CDS encoding nuclear transport factor 2 family protein, which encodes MIDDVELIASAYQAFNARKMDSALETMQPNVDWPNGMEGGRVHGHGGVREYWTRQWAMIDPLVEPVGFAREGDGRVAVTVHQTVRDLKGTLLLDQMIEHVYRIENGLIQSMEIRELAAK
- a CDS encoding Sec-independent protein translocase subunit TatA/TatB: MIAALEVPLTIQVASIGIPDTLFLMLLALVVFGPRRLPEIGRQIGKLMYEFRKVSNDFKFQMEEELRASEEADRQRKLQAAAAADEAKTLSEPTPVAQLEPGAGTTVIDPSYAAALEAENAAKITDDKASAEEAVAPAVAGEVRGEPRRFPHIQPPVTGETIAAQKPFRGRVEEAASETGDGPKETAQAPDAPAGVNAGTEEEAHHA
- the tatC gene encoding twin-arginine translocase subunit TatC, which translates into the protein MPDFPNVPDAIDRAKAAVSERAELPGMSLFEHLDELRKRIIHSAIYLVAGYVVAVFFAPQLYSLMQEPLNKIHIQLNFTHPADLVNLRYIQIPLVGGAILASPFILFQVWLFIAPGLYQRERRFLIPFMTAAVGLFLLGAFLGYHFVFPGLLKFLITDLGSQLGIHPIISIEEYTSFFLSLILGMGATFEMPVVIIFLAMFGVVSPRFLWKNFRYAILIIFIIAAIITPTPDIPTLCAFAMPMLLLYLIGIGGAWWVHPDRRKKKEAVA
- a CDS encoding M28 family peptidase; protein product: MGHPVFSPTDPVLWVLFLLMLPASGLAQQHFRGDRALEITREFVAIGPRWCLSPGHAKAEAFLRNEFKHDQLEEDTFTANTPIGPVPMRNFIVRFPGKKDGVIVLTTHYETNYPLRNIGFVGANDGGSTTGLLIEIANELRGKVLDGYSVWLVFFDGEEAIERWQGTDNTYGSRHLAAKWGQDGTLKRIKAYMLADMLGDKDLNVQKESQSTPWLIDLVAQAARNTGHSKYFFQTEGAVSDDHLPFVQRGVPSIDVIDIDYGPHTQELPDGYHHTAQDTMDKISAKSLTVAGDVFLESIKLIDQK
- a CDS encoding diguanylate cyclase domain-containing protein — encoded protein: MPNSADLLRVTLQSIRDAVVATDQDARIQLLNPAAEVMTGWISSEAVGKAIDEIVDLQTTGSGPALPNPAHQVLRENARVDISQPVMLIGKGGQRTAVQITASPLQDSAGMIEGCVIALHDVSEALQLAERISYLSNQDVLTGLPNRILFMDRLEQGTRVSDRNSDQLAIMFVDLDHFTEIRAACGNPVADELIKEAAARMNACLRESDSVCRLGGDEFVILITGVKSLADVDAVAEKLLTEIAAPFAIREHTLQTTCSLGISTYPRDASDAETLMRLADGAMHQAKRNGRNRYLFANPEAQREPTQIFE